The proteins below are encoded in one region of Ricinus communis isolate WT05 ecotype wild-type chromosome 6, ASM1957865v1, whole genome shotgun sequence:
- the LOC8288109 gene encoding gallate 1-beta-glucosyltransferase 84A24 — translation MVASGSPVHVLLVSFPAQGHVNPLLRLGKRLASKGLLVTFAAPEIVGKQMRNANNITDHESIPVGDGFIRFEFFEEGLEEDDPRRKDLDQYIAQLELVGKQVIPEMIRRNSEEGRPVSCLINNPFIPWVSDVAEDLGLPSAMLWVQSCGCFSAYYHYYHDLAPFPSEENPETDVELPFMPVLKYDEVPSFLHPSTPFPFLRRAILGQFKNLEKPFCILMETFQELEHDLIEYMSKFCPIKPVGPLYKDPKALNSDVKGDFLKADDCIEWLDTKPPSSVVYVSFGSVVYFNQEQWIEIAYGLLNSDVSFLWVMKPPAKESVFEPVVLPDEFLEKVADKGKVVQWSPQEKVLAHQSIACFVTHCGWNSTMEALSSGVPVVCYPQWGDQVTDAKYLVDVFKVGVRMCRGMAENKLITRDEMKKCLLEATVGPKAAEIRQNALKWKEAAEAAVAEGGSSDMNMQGFVDKIKRMRNV, via the coding sequence atggtagCATCAGGTTCTCCTGTTCATGTCCTTCTTGTTTCTTTCCCTGCTCAAGGCCATGTGAACCCTTTACTTAGACTTGGCAAACGTCTTGCTTCAAAGGGTTTGCTTGTCACTTTCGCTGCGCCTGAAATTGTTGGAAAACAAATGAGAAATGCCAACAACATAACCGATCATGAGTCTATACCTGTTGGAGATGGCTTTATTCGATTCGAATTCTTCGAAGAAGGATTGGAAGAAGATGATCCTAGACGCAAAGACCTTGATCAATACATAGCTCAACTTGAACTTGTTGGCAAGCAAGTGATTCCAGAAATGATCAGAAGAAACTCAGAAGAAGGCAGGCCAGTTTCTTGCTTAATCAATAACCCTTTTATACCTTGGGTTTCTGATGTAGCTGAAGATCTTGGTCTTCCTTCTGCAATGCTTTGGGTTCAATCTTGTGGTTGTTTTTCTGCTTATTATCATTACTATCACGATCTTGCTCCTTTCCCTAGTGAAGAAAACCCTGAAACAGATGTTGAATTGCCTTTTATGCCTGTCTTGAAATATGATGAGGTACCTAGTTTCTTGCATCCTTCTACTCCTTTTCCGTTCTTGAGGAGAGCAATTTTAGGTCAGTTCAAGAACCTTGAAAAACCTTTTTGTATCTTAATGGAAACATTTCAAGAATTAGAGCATGATTTGATAGAGTACATGTCCAAGTTTTGTCCTATCAAGCCTGTGGGTCCTTTGTACAAAGATCCCAAAGCTTTAAACTCTGATGTCAAAGGCGATTTCCTGAAAGCTGATGATTGCATTGAATGGCTAGATACCAAGCCACCATCATCGGTTGTTTACGTTTCTTTCGGAAGTGTTGTGTATTTTAATCAAGAACAATGGATTGAAATTGCATATGGGCTATTGAATTCTGATGTTTCTTTCCTGTGGGTTATGAAACCTCCAGCTAAAGAATCCGTTTTCGAACCGGTTGTTTTGCCTGATGAATTCTTGGAGAAAGTAGCAGACAAGGGAAAAGTAGTACAATGGAGTCCACAAGAGAAAGTATTAGCTCATCAATCAATTGCTTGCTTTGTAACACATTGTGGCTGGAACTCAACAATGGAAGCACTCTCCTCAGGAGTGCCAGTGGTCTGTTACCCTCAGTGGGGTGATCAAGTAACTGATGCTAAGTACTTGGTTGATGTGTTTAAGGTTGGTGTTAGAATGTGTCGTGGAATGGCTGAAAACAAGTTGATTACACGTGATGAGATGAAGAAATGCTTGCTTGAGGCAACTGTAGGGCCTAAGGCGGCGGAGATTAGGCAGAATGCATTAAAATGGAAGGAAGCGGCGGAGGCAGCGGTGGCCGAAGGTGGTTCTTCGGACATGAATATGCAAGGTTTTGTGGATAAAATTAAGAGGATGAGAAATGTTTAA
- the LOC8288110 gene encoding UDP-glycosyltransferase 84B1, which yields MEKESRDEIHVLMVAFASQGHINPLLRLGKRLISKGLHVTLAITEIARHRILKSSVTTSISRVQLLFFSDGLSLDYDRKANLDHYLETLGKFGPINLSNLIKENYPKDGYKKLSCIINNPFVPWVIDVAIEHATPCAMLWIQPCSLYAIYYHFYNKLNSFPTLTNPEMSVELPGLPLLLTEDLPSFVLPSNPFGSIPKLFSDVFLNIKKYTWVLGNSFFELEKDVINSMADLYPIRPVGPLVPPSLLGEDQDEDIGVDMWKAEDSCIEWLNKQEPSSVIYVSFGSIIVLSSQQMGSILKALKNTNHPFLWVVKQLTDAPLASGNGQLPLGFLEETKDQGLVVSWSPQTKVLSHPSIACFITHCGWNSMLETIVAGVPVIACPQWTDQPTNAKLIVDVFRIGLRLRANQDGIVTNDEFEKCIKEIMNGPKSEVFESNAKALKQAAREALAGSGSSDRNIQLFVQEILERSCSCGVRI from the coding sequence ATGGAGAAGGAAAGCAGAGATGAGATTCATGTATTAATGGTTGCATTTGCATCTCAAGGTCACATTAACCCTTTGCTTAGACTGGGAAAACGGTTGATCTCTAAAGGGCTTCATGTCACTCTGGCTATCACTGAAATTGCCCGCCATCGCATCCTCAAGTCCTCCGTCACCACCTCCATCTCCAGAGTCcaacttctcttcttctctGATGGTCTAAGCCTTGACTACGACCGTAAGGCCAACTTAGACCATTACCTAGAAACCTTAGGCAAGTTTGGACCTATTAATCTCTCAAACCTTATCAAAGAAAACTACCCAAAGGATGGTTACAAGAAGCTTTCTTGCATCATAAACAACCCCTTTGTTCCTTGGGTGATAGATGTTGCTATTGAGCACGCAACCCCTTGTGCTATGCTTTGGATACAACCATGTTCTCTTTATGCAATTTACTATCATTTTTACAATAAGTTGAACTCATTTCCTACCTTAACAAACCCTGAAATGAGTGTTGAATTGCCCGGCTTGCCATTGTTGCTTACAGAAGACTTGCCTTCCTTTGTTCTTCCTTCAAACCCATTTGGTAGTATCCCTAAACTTTTCTCTGATGTGTTCTTGAACATAAAGAAGTACACATGGGTTCTTGGGAACTCATTCTTTGAGCTTGAGAAAGATGTCATTAACTCCATGGCTGATCTCTACCCAATTCGCCCCGTCGGCCCTCTTGTTCCTCCATCACTACTTGGCGAAGATCAAGATGAAGATATTGGAGTTGATATGTGGAAAGCTGAAGATTCTTGCATTGAATGGTTAAACAAGCAAGAACCATCTTCAGTTATATATGTATCTTTTGGAAGTATCATAGTGTTGTCATCCCAACAAATGGGGAGCATATTAAAAGCTCTAAAGAACACTAATCATCCATTTCTCTGGGTGGTAAAGCAATTAACTGATGCACCATTAGCAAGTGGCAATGGACAATTGCCATTGGGATTCTTGGAGGAGACAAAAGATCAAGGGCTTGTTGTATCATGGTCTCCACAAACAAAGGTTTTGTCTCATCCTTCAATTGCTTGCTTTATAACACATTGTGGGTGGAATTCTATGCTTGAGACAATAGTGGCAGGCGTACCAGTGATTGCATGCCCTCAATGGACCGACCAACCTACCAATGCAAAGCTTATTGTTGATGTTTTTCGTATAGGTCTAAGGCTTAGAGCAAACCAAGATGGAATTGTTACTAATGATGAATTCGAAAAATGTATTAAAGAGATTATGAATGGACCGAAATCTGAAGTGTTTGAATCCAATGCAAAAGCATTGAAGCAAGCTGCGAGGGAAGCATTGGCTGGTAGTGGTTCGTCGGACCGGAATATTCAGTTGTTTGTTCAGGAGATTCTTGAGAGAAGTTGCTCATGTGGGGTACGTATATGA
- the LOC8288113 gene encoding RNA pseudouridine synthase 4, mitochondrial has protein sequence MFLLFFLFFSTNISEKLGFLDLPGLVFQWAISQLEPNPLTTFHLSPENRQKELPGFMKHFRTLGNFKSLKKMPEVTFPRRVLLFQSLLCISNRCIFQSHYFTTTTITQTKSSTKDQTSKNNTKNTGKFFTLPPYTSTISGSALGKALSATATAKASTETTALKWVLRCCPELPRNLVQKLFRLRQVKRELLNVGDGEMEHKTKRVAAKDLMNVGDRIFLPISVQALPFEKQKCHCGEKEANFIRGLELYKDEAIIVVNKPPGMPVQGGIGIKSSFDELAASCLSYDYSEPPRLVHRLDRDSSGILVMGRTQTSTMVLHSVFREKTFAASNHDIGERRRILQRKYWALVIGSPRRQKGIISAPLGKVVVDDGKSDRITVVENAESTSFQHAVTQYRVMESSHGYAWLELSPITGRKHQLRVHCAEVLGTPIVGDYKYGWQVHRKWKQLPFPNLEKISNENALCKKILPFGIDLESGSISEKHPRLHLHCKQMVLPDVSQALRGVQTSSNYDFSDLKSIELDAPLPSYMQRSWDILNS, from the exons atgtttttattatttttcctatttttttcTACAAACATCTCAGAAAAATTGGGCTTCTTAGACTTGCCTGGCTTGGTTTTCCAGTGGGCTATTTCCCAATTAGAACCCAACCCGTTAACAACATTTCACCTATCACCGGAAAACCGCCAAAAAGAACTTCCCGGTTTCATGAAACACTTCCGTACACTAGGAAACTTCAAAAGCCTGAAGAAAATGCCGGAAGTGACCTTCCCCCGCCGTGTCCTTCTCTTCCAATCTTTACTCTGCATCTCCAACCGCTGTATATTCCAATCACACTActtcaccaccaccaccatcacACAAACTAAATCATCAACAAAAGACCAAACCAGTAAAAACAATACCAAAAACACAGGCAAGTTTTTTACTTTGCCTCCTTACACTTCAACAATTAGTGGGTCCGCTTTAGGAAAAGCTCTATCAGCAACTGCAACAGCTAAAGCATCTACCGAAACGACGGCGCTTAAATGGGTACTTAGGTGCTGCCCTGAACTACCCAGAAATCTTGTACAAAAACTATTTCGCTTAAGGCAGGTTAAAAGAGAGTTGCTTAATGTAGGTGATGGAGAAATGGAGCATAAGACTAAAAGG GTGGCAGCTAAGGATCTGATGAATGTAGGAGATAGGATCTTCCTTCCTATTAGTGTTCAGGCATTGCCCTTTGAGAAACAAAAGTGCCATTGCGGTGAAAAAGAAGCGAACTTTATTCGCGGACTTGAGTTGTATAAG GATGAGGCCATTATTGTTGTTAATAAACCTCCTGGAATGCCAGTTCAG GGTGGTATTGGTATCAAAAGTAGTTTTGATGAACTGGCTGCAAGTTGTTTAAGTTATGACTACTCAGAACCTCCTAGGCTG GTTCATAGACTTGACAGAGATAGCAGTGGCATCTTGGTGATGGGAAGGACACAAACAAGCACAATGGTTCTGCATTCTGTCTTCCGAGAGAAAACTTTTGCAGCATCAAATCAT gatattggagaaagaagaagaattttgcaaagaaaatattggGCACTTGTCATTGGATCTCCAAGACGTCAAAAGGGGATAATTTCAGCACCACTGGGAAAG GTGGTGGTGGATGATGGTAAATCTGATCGAATAACAGTGGTTGAGAATGCGGAGAGCACATCTTTTCAGCATGCAGTAACACAGTATAGAGTAATGGAATCATCTCATG GCTACGCATGGTTAGAATTGTCGCCTATCACCGGTAGAAAACATCAG CTGCGTGTACACTGTGCTGAAGTATTGGGGACGCCAATAGTTGGGGATTACAAATATGGGTGGCAAGTTCACAGGAAGTGGAAACAGTTGCCTTTTCCTAATCTTGAGAAAATCTCAAATGAGAATGCGCTCTGTAAAAAGATACTTCCTTTTGGTATTGATCTCGAAAGTGGTAGCATCTCCGAAAAGCACCCTCGTCTACATCTTCACTGTAAGCAAATGGTTTTGCCTGATGTATCTCAAGCTCTGCGAGGTGTGCAAACATCATCAAACTATGATTTTTCAGATCTGAAAAGCATTGAATTGGATGCTCCCTTGCCTTCCTACATGCAAAGAAGCTGGGATATTTTGAATTCCTGA
- the LOC8288114 gene encoding probable cinnamyl alcohol dehydrogenase 1: MGSLETERTIVGWAARDPSGILSPYTYTLRNTGSEDVVLKVIYCGICHTDLHQAKNDLGMSRYPMVPGHEVVGEVVEVGSGVTKFRVGDTVGVGVLVGCCRNCMPCNKDIEQYCNKKIWSYNDVYSDGKPTQGGFAQSMVVDQKFVVKIPDGMAPEQAAPLLCAGVTVYSPLSHFGLKKSGLRGGILGLGGVGHMGVKIAKAMGHHVTVISSSDKKRVEALDHLGADEYLVSSDETSMQQATDSLDYIIDTVPANHPLEPYLSLLKLDGKLILLGVINTPLQFVSPMLMLGRKIISGSFIGSIKETEEMLEFCKENGLTSMIEVIKMDYVNTAFERLEKNDVRYRFVVDVAGSKLEP, encoded by the exons atgggCAGTCTTGAAACAGAGAGAACTATTGTTGGATGGGCTGCAAGAGACCCTTCTGGTATTCTTTCTCCTTATACATATACTCTCAG AAACACAGGATCAGAGGATGTTGTATTGAAGGTTATTTATTGTGGAATTTGCCATACTGATCTTCATCAAGCCAAAAATGATCTTGGCATGTCACGCTACCCTATGGTTCCTGG CCATGAAGTGGTGGGTGAGGTGGTCGAGGTTGGATCAGGAGTGACCAAGTTTAGAGTAGGAGATACAGTTGGTGTTGGGGTTCTTGTTGGATGCTGCAGGAATTGCATGCCATGCAATAAAGATATTGAGCAATACTGCAACAAGAAAATCTGGTCCTATAATGATGTCTATTCTGATGGCAAACCTACTCAAGGGGGTTTTGCTCAATCCATGGTTGTTGATCAAAA GTTTGTGGTGAAAATACCAGATGGGATGGCACCAGAACAGGCAGCACCTTTATTGTGTGCTGGGGTGACAGTTTATAGCCCACTTAGTCACTTTGGTTTGAAGAAAAGTGGGCTAAGAGGAGGAATACTAGGACTTGGAGGAGTAGGACATATGGGGGTTAAGATAGCAAAGGCAATGGGGCATCATGTGACTGTGATTAGCTCTTCAGATAAGAAGAGAGTTGAGGCTTTAGATCATCTTGGAGCTGATGAATATTTAGTTAGCTCAGATGAAACTAGCATGCAACAAGCTACTGACTCTCttgattatataattgataCTGTGCCTGCTAATCATCCTCTTGAACCTTACCTTTCATTGTTGAAACTTGATGGGAAATTGATCTTGTTGGGTGTTATTAACACCCCATTGCAGTTTGTTTCTCCTATGCTCATGCTTG GGAGAAAGATAATCTCAGGAAGTTTCATAGGAAGCATTAAAGAAACAGAGGAAATGCTGGAGTtctgcaaagaaaatggatTGACCTCAATGATCGAAGTTATCAAAATGGATTATGTAAACACAGCTTTCGAAAGGCTCGAGAAAAATGATGTCAGATATAGGTTTGTTGTGGATGTTGCAGGCAGCAAGCTTGAACCATGA